In Streptomyces sp. NBC_00448, the following are encoded in one genomic region:
- the orn gene encoding oligoribonuclease — protein MNDRMVWIDCEMTGLSLAHDALIEVAALVTDSELNVLGEGVDIVIRPPAEALETMPEIVRQMHTTSGLLEELPDGVGMAEAEKAVLDYIREHVAEPRKAPLCGNSVSTDRGFLARDMPALEQHLHYRIVDVSSVKELARRWYPRAYFNSPEKNGNHRALADIRESIAELRYYREAVFVPAPGPDTDTARAIAAKHVLPPAPHPAG, from the coding sequence ATGAACGACCGGATGGTGTGGATCGACTGTGAGATGACCGGCCTCTCGCTGGCGCATGACGCGCTGATCGAGGTGGCCGCGCTCGTCACCGACTCCGAGCTCAACGTCCTCGGCGAGGGGGTGGACATCGTGATCCGCCCGCCCGCCGAGGCGTTGGAGACCATGCCGGAGATCGTCCGGCAGATGCACACCACCTCCGGGCTGCTGGAGGAACTGCCTGACGGGGTCGGCATGGCCGAGGCGGAGAAGGCCGTCCTGGACTACATCCGCGAGCACGTCGCCGAGCCGCGCAAGGCCCCGCTGTGCGGCAACTCCGTCTCCACCGACCGCGGCTTCCTCGCCCGGGACATGCCGGCGCTGGAACAGCACCTGCACTACCGCATCGTGGACGTCTCCTCGGTGAAGGAGCTGGCCCGCCGCTGGTACCCGCGGGCGTACTTCAACAGCCCCGAGAAGAACGGCAACCACCGCGCGCTCGCCGACATCCGCGAGTCCATCGCCGAGCTGCGCTACTACCGCGAGGCCGTCTTCGTGCCCGCCCCCGGCCCGGACACGGACACCGCCCGCGCGATCGCCGCCAAGCACGTCCTTCCGCCGGCTCCGCACCCCGCCGGATAA
- a CDS encoding RidA family protein has product MITRYERPEGSAPVNGYSHAVAFTGTTVVVSGQVPVDADGTLVGEDDAEAQVRQVFANLATVLDAAGADLADVVKITVFLTDIGSDLPAFRRVRDEHFDPARLPASSLVQVSALVHPAFRVEIEAMAVVDGAKA; this is encoded by the coding sequence GTGATCACTCGATACGAACGGCCCGAGGGCAGCGCGCCCGTCAACGGATACAGCCACGCGGTCGCCTTCACCGGCACGACCGTCGTCGTCTCGGGGCAGGTACCCGTGGACGCGGACGGGACGCTGGTCGGCGAGGACGACGCCGAGGCGCAGGTCCGGCAGGTGTTCGCGAACCTGGCGACCGTACTGGACGCCGCGGGCGCGGACCTCGCGGACGTCGTGAAGATCACCGTCTTCCTCACCGACATCGGCTCCGACCTGCCCGCCTTCCGCCGGGTGCGGGACGAGCACTTCGACCCGGCCCGGCTGCCCGCCAGTTCGCTGGTCCAGGTCTCGGCCCTGGTCCATCCGGCGTTCCGGGTGGAGATCGAGGCGATGGCCGTGGTCGACGGCGCGAAGGCGTAG
- a CDS encoding glycoside hydrolase family 48 protein yields MPRGRPFRKRLRRLVTAFTAALAVPLAMTVAGGTAAHAADIRCAVDYTTNDWGGGFTANAEITDLGDAPIDGWTLTYAYSGDQTLQSGWNGDWSQAGKAVTVKSLDWNKTIAAGGSVTASANFTYTGSNAAPTAFAVNGTACGGAHQPPLPVLTSPAAGATYNAGADIPLAATAVAADGATVTKVEFYSDDVLLGTDTTAPYTVDWASVPAGDYSVYAKAYDSLGASAESTPVGLHVVAGPSIVATPAQVSVQQGGTGGFAVKLSSAPTSDVTVAVARTAGNTGLSVTSGASLTFTPSNWSTSQQVTLAADSGGTGAATFIATADGYLKASVTATEIGATSDYDARFLSLYGKITDPASGYFSPEGIPYHSVETLIVEAPDYGHETTSEAYSYMIWLQAMYGQVTQDWSKFNAAWATMEKYMIPTHADQPTNSYYNASSPATYAPEHDLPSEYPSQLDGSVPVGQDPIAGELKSAYGTDDIYGMHWLEDVDNVYGYGDTPGGGCELGPTAKGPSYINTFQRGSQESVWETVPQPTCDDFKYGGKNGYLDLFTGDSNYATQWKYTDAPDADARAIQAAYWADTWAQEQGKEADVKATVAKAGEMGDYLRYSFFDKYFKKIGGCTSPTSCPAGTGKDSEHYLLSWYYAWGGSTGSGGGWAWRIGDGASHFGYQNPLAAYALTTDANMAPKSATGKQDWTTSLGRQLEFYQWLQSDEGAIAGGATNSWDGAYAQPPAGTPTFYGMAYDWEPVYHDPPSNQWFGMQAWSMERVAEYYQQTGDAKAKAILAKWVSWAMSETTVNADGTFQIPSDLAWSGAPDTWNPASPGANSGLHVTVTSYGDDLGVTAAYAKTLAYYAAKSGDTAAQAESKALLDGMWDHYQDPLGIAAPENRADYSRFSDPVYVPSGWTGTMPNGDKIDSSSTFLELRSFYKDDPNWSKVADYLNGGAVPTFTYHRFWAEADIAMAMGTYALLFEE; encoded by the coding sequence ATGCCCAGAGGAAGACCTTTCAGAAAGCGGCTGAGAAGGCTGGTGACGGCCTTCACGGCCGCGCTCGCCGTGCCGCTCGCCATGACGGTGGCGGGCGGTACGGCCGCGCACGCGGCGGACATCCGGTGCGCCGTCGACTACACGACCAACGACTGGGGCGGCGGCTTCACCGCCAACGCCGAGATCACCGACCTCGGCGACGCCCCGATCGACGGCTGGACGCTGACCTACGCGTACTCCGGTGACCAGACGCTGCAGAGCGGCTGGAACGGCGACTGGTCGCAGGCCGGCAAGGCCGTGACTGTCAAGTCGCTGGACTGGAACAAGACAATCGCGGCCGGCGGCAGTGTCACCGCGAGTGCCAATTTCACCTACACGGGCAGCAACGCGGCACCCACCGCGTTCGCCGTCAACGGCACGGCCTGCGGCGGCGCCCACCAGCCACCGCTGCCGGTGCTGACCAGCCCCGCGGCCGGCGCCACGTACAACGCGGGCGCCGACATCCCGCTGGCGGCCACCGCCGTGGCCGCGGACGGCGCGACGGTCACCAAGGTCGAGTTCTACAGCGACGACGTGCTGCTGGGGACCGACACCACCGCGCCCTACACCGTGGACTGGGCGTCGGTTCCGGCCGGGGACTACTCGGTGTACGCCAAGGCGTACGACAGTCTCGGCGCGAGCGCCGAGTCCACACCGGTGGGCCTGCACGTGGTGGCCGGGCCGTCGATCGTGGCCACCCCGGCGCAGGTCTCCGTCCAGCAGGGCGGCACCGGCGGCTTCGCGGTGAAGCTGTCCAGCGCTCCGACCTCCGATGTCACGGTGGCGGTGGCGCGGACCGCGGGCAACACCGGGCTGAGCGTCACGTCCGGCGCGAGCCTGACCTTCACGCCGTCGAACTGGAGCACTTCGCAGCAGGTCACCCTCGCGGCCGACAGCGGCGGCACCGGCGCGGCGACCTTCATCGCGACGGCCGACGGCTATCTCAAGGCGAGCGTGACCGCCACGGAGATCGGCGCCACCAGCGACTACGACGCGCGCTTCCTGTCGCTGTACGGCAAGATCACCGACCCGGCCTCCGGCTACTTCTCACCCGAGGGGATTCCGTACCACTCGGTGGAGACGCTGATCGTGGAGGCCCCGGACTACGGCCACGAGACGACCTCCGAGGCGTACTCGTACATGATCTGGCTGCAGGCGATGTACGGCCAGGTCACCCAGGACTGGAGCAAGTTCAACGCGGCCTGGGCGACCATGGAGAAGTACATGATCCCCACCCACGCCGACCAGCCCACGAACAGCTACTACAACGCGAGTTCACCGGCGACCTACGCGCCGGAGCACGACCTGCCCTCGGAGTACCCGTCGCAGCTCGACGGCAGCGTGCCGGTCGGTCAGGACCCGATCGCGGGCGAGCTGAAGTCGGCGTACGGCACCGACGACATCTACGGCATGCACTGGCTGGAGGACGTCGACAACGTCTACGGCTACGGTGACACGCCCGGTGGCGGCTGCGAGCTGGGCCCGACGGCGAAGGGGCCGTCGTACATCAACACCTTCCAGCGCGGCTCGCAGGAGTCGGTCTGGGAGACCGTGCCCCAGCCGACCTGCGACGACTTCAAGTACGGCGGCAAGAACGGATATCTGGACCTGTTCACCGGCGACTCCAACTACGCCACGCAGTGGAAGTACACGGACGCGCCGGACGCCGACGCGCGGGCGATCCAGGCCGCCTACTGGGCGGACACCTGGGCGCAGGAGCAGGGCAAGGAGGCCGACGTGAAGGCCACCGTCGCGAAGGCCGGCGAGATGGGCGACTACCTGCGCTACTCGTTCTTCGACAAGTACTTCAAGAAGATCGGCGGTTGCACGAGCCCCACCTCGTGCCCGGCCGGCACCGGCAAGGACAGCGAGCACTACCTGCTGTCCTGGTACTACGCCTGGGGCGGCTCGACCGGCTCCGGCGGCGGCTGGGCCTGGCGGATCGGCGACGGCGCCTCGCACTTCGGCTACCAGAACCCGCTGGCGGCCTACGCGTTGACCACCGACGCCAACATGGCGCCCAAGTCGGCGACCGGCAAGCAGGACTGGACCACCAGCCTGGGCCGGCAACTGGAGTTCTACCAGTGGCTCCAGTCCGACGAGGGGGCCATCGCCGGTGGCGCCACGAACAGTTGGGACGGCGCCTACGCCCAGCCCCCGGCCGGCACGCCCACCTTCTACGGGATGGCGTACGACTGGGAGCCCGTCTACCACGACCCGCCGTCGAACCAGTGGTTCGGCATGCAGGCGTGGTCGATGGAGCGGGTCGCGGAGTACTACCAGCAGACCGGTGACGCGAAGGCCAAGGCGATCCTGGCCAAGTGGGTGAGCTGGGCGATGTCCGAGACCACGGTGAACGCGGACGGCACCTTCCAGATCCCGTCCGACCTCGCGTGGTCCGGCGCACCGGACACCTGGAACCCGGCCAGCCCGGGCGCCAACTCCGGCCTGCACGTGACGGTCACGTCCTACGGCGACGACCTGGGCGTCACGGCGGCCTACGCCAAGACGCTCGCCTACTACGCCGCCAAGTCCGGTGACACCGCGGCCCAGGCGGAGTCGAAGGCCCTGCTCGACGGCATGTGGGACCACTACCAGGACCCGCTGGGCATCGCGGCCCCGGAGAACCGCGCGGACTACTCGCGGTTCTCCGACCCGGTGTACGTGCCGTCCGGCTGGACCGGGACGATGCCGAACGGCGACAAGATCGACTCCAGCTCCACCTTCCTGGAGCTGCGGTCCTTCTACAAGGACGACCCGAACTGGTCGAAGGTCGCGGACTACCTGAACGGCGGGGCCGTGCCGACCTTCACCTACCACCGGTTCTGGGCGGAGGCGGACATCGCGATGGCGATGGGCACGTACGCCCTGCTCTTCGAGGAATAG
- a CDS encoding cellulase family glycosylhydrolase, giving the protein MRRPTRTAALSVAAVTTAAAAAALLPALGAGAAAGATPACTVAYSVTNQWDAGFQGDVVITNNSATTTSWRLTFDFAGGQHVTQGWNGTWSQAGSTVSVASESYNGVIPSGGSISAGFLGDWSGGNPSPTAFTLNGTTCNEDDGTAPPTTPPTTPPTTPPGDGGGDPAPPKLHVSGNELVDSTGRQVVLHGVNRSGTEFACAQGDGIFDGPVDDTAIDAITSWKGVNAVRVPLNEDCWEGLSYVPAEDGGAAYIAAITDWVNRLVAHGITPILDLHWTHGLYTGNSAGCSDVNATCQKPMPDAQYAVPFWQSVADTFKSDTSVVFDLFNEPYPDRATSTSEQAWTCWRDGGTCPGIGYQVAGMQDLVDAVRGTGAQNVIMLGGLAYSNDETGWLAHEPTDPTGNLAASLHVYNFNSCANQSCWDSQIAPVAAQVPLVAGEIGENTCAHSFTDTFMNWLDAHHLSYLGWTWNTWDCSSGPSLISSYDGTPTAYGQGLKDHLAALG; this is encoded by the coding sequence ATGCGACGACCAACACGTACCGCGGCGCTCTCCGTCGCCGCCGTCACCACGGCGGCGGCCGCCGCCGCGCTGCTGCCCGCGCTCGGCGCCGGCGCCGCGGCCGGCGCCACCCCGGCCTGCACGGTGGCCTACTCGGTGACCAACCAGTGGGACGCCGGCTTCCAGGGCGACGTCGTGATCACCAACAACTCCGCCACCACCACCAGTTGGCGCCTCACCTTCGACTTCGCCGGCGGCCAGCACGTCACCCAGGGCTGGAACGGCACCTGGTCGCAGGCCGGCAGCACCGTGAGCGTGGCGTCCGAGTCGTACAACGGCGTGATACCCAGCGGCGGCAGCATCAGCGCCGGGTTCCTCGGCGACTGGTCCGGCGGCAACCCGAGCCCGACCGCGTTCACGCTCAACGGCACCACCTGCAACGAGGACGACGGCACCGCTCCCCCGACCACTCCGCCCACCACGCCCCCGACCACCCCGCCGGGCGACGGCGGCGGCGACCCGGCCCCGCCGAAACTGCACGTCTCCGGCAACGAGTTGGTGGACTCCACCGGCAGGCAGGTGGTGCTGCACGGCGTGAACCGCTCCGGCACCGAGTTCGCCTGCGCGCAGGGCGACGGCATCTTCGACGGCCCGGTCGACGACACGGCGATCGACGCGATCACCAGCTGGAAGGGCGTCAACGCGGTCCGCGTCCCGCTCAACGAGGACTGCTGGGAGGGACTTTCGTACGTGCCGGCCGAAGACGGCGGCGCCGCCTACATCGCGGCGATCACCGACTGGGTGAACCGGCTGGTCGCGCACGGCATCACGCCCATCCTCGACCTGCACTGGACGCACGGCCTGTACACCGGCAACTCGGCGGGCTGCTCGGACGTCAACGCCACCTGCCAGAAGCCGATGCCGGACGCGCAGTACGCCGTCCCGTTCTGGCAGAGCGTCGCGGACACCTTCAAGTCCGACACCTCGGTCGTCTTCGACCTGTTCAACGAGCCCTACCCGGACCGCGCCACCTCCACCTCGGAGCAGGCGTGGACCTGCTGGCGGGACGGCGGCACCTGCCCGGGCATCGGCTACCAGGTGGCCGGCATGCAGGACCTGGTCGACGCGGTACGCGGCACCGGCGCGCAGAACGTGATCATGCTCGGCGGCCTGGCGTACTCCAACGACGAGACCGGCTGGCTGGCCCACGAGCCGACCGACCCGACCGGCAACCTCGCCGCCTCCCTGCACGTCTACAACTTCAACTCGTGCGCCAACCAGTCCTGCTGGGACTCGCAGATCGCCCCGGTCGCCGCCCAGGTGCCGCTGGTGGCGGGCGAGATCGGTGAGAACACCTGCGCCCACTCCTTCACCGACACCTTCATGAACTGGCTGGACGCGCACCACCTGTCCTACCTGGGCTGGACCTGGAACACCTGGGACTGCTCCTCCGGCCCGTCGCTGATCTCCTCTTACGACGGAACGCCCACCGCCTACGGGCAGGGCCTCAAGGACCATCTGGCCGCGCTGGGCTGA
- a CDS encoding discoidin domain-containing protein, translating into MSGSTSLLVRPRPGRHDRSRPYLILALLLALTAGLALVVTSQSPARAAGALLSQGRPATASSVENAGTPASAAVDGDTGTRWSSAAADPQWLQVDLGSNQSISQVTLNWETAYAKAFKIQTSSNGTDWTDVYSTTTGTGGNQTLSVNGSGRYVRMYGSQRATQYGYSLWEFQVYGGGTGTPAACATDNAAQGRTAAASSTENATSPASAAVDGDTGTRWSSAFSDPQWLRVDLGASVPLCSVGLNWETAYATAYQIQVSDDATNWTTVYSTTTGTGGIQNIDVTGTGRYVRVYTTARATAYGVSLWEFSVHLAAGTTTPPTSPPPTGGDDSFWGDTSQIPAANNVMEVAILNRTNGAYPDSQVYWSFDGQEHSIAEQPYFDMPANSSGRMYFYVGSPNSQYNDFIEFTIGPDVFNGNTTRVDAWALPLAIRLHSHTGQDIQLGDNQDLFTTSRDQVFQEFQDAVPQQFKVLAQTQAPYRIIAPGSDPSFRAGGANENYFTSYAQSVGVNAATSDIFGCAGSLAGDPSMCAALNRHTATLPADQQQDPTKFYSGDPANWYAKFWHDHAINGLAYGFPYDDVAGQAAYASMQNPQWMEVAVGF; encoded by the coding sequence ATGTCAGGCAGCACTTCGCTGTTGGTGCGGCCACGGCCCGGACGGCACGACAGATCCCGGCCGTATCTCATCCTTGCCCTCCTGCTCGCACTGACGGCGGGCCTCGCCCTCGTCGTCACCTCGCAGTCGCCGGCCCGCGCGGCCGGCGCGCTCCTGTCGCAGGGGCGGCCCGCCACCGCCTCGTCGGTCGAGAACGCGGGCACCCCGGCCTCCGCCGCGGTCGACGGCGACACCGGCACCCGCTGGTCCAGCGCCGCGGCCGATCCCCAGTGGCTCCAGGTCGACCTGGGCAGCAACCAGTCGATCAGCCAGGTGACCCTCAACTGGGAGACCGCGTACGCGAAGGCCTTCAAGATCCAGACCTCGTCCAACGGCACCGACTGGACCGACGTCTACTCCACCACCACCGGGACCGGCGGCAACCAGACCCTGTCCGTAAACGGTTCCGGCCGCTATGTCCGCATGTACGGCAGCCAGCGCGCCACGCAGTACGGCTACTCCCTCTGGGAGTTCCAGGTCTACGGCGGCGGCACCGGCACCCCGGCCGCGTGCGCCACCGACAACGCGGCGCAGGGCAGGACGGCCGCGGCGTCCTCCACCGAGAACGCGACCTCCCCGGCCTCCGCCGCGGTCGACGGCGACACCGGCACCCGCTGGTCCAGCGCGTTCAGCGACCCGCAGTGGCTGCGGGTGGACCTCGGCGCCTCGGTGCCGCTCTGCAGCGTCGGCCTCAACTGGGAGACCGCGTACGCCACCGCGTACCAGATCCAGGTCTCGGACGACGCCACCAACTGGACCACCGTGTACTCCACCACGACCGGCACCGGCGGCATCCAGAACATCGACGTCACCGGCACCGGCCGCTACGTCCGCGTCTACACCACCGCGCGGGCCACGGCGTACGGCGTGTCGCTGTGGGAGTTCTCGGTGCACCTGGCCGCGGGCACCACCACACCCCCCACCAGCCCTCCGCCCACCGGCGGTGACGACTCCTTCTGGGGCGACACCAGCCAGATCCCGGCCGCGAACAACGTGATGGAGGTCGCGATACTCAACCGGACCAACGGTGCGTATCCCGACAGCCAGGTCTACTGGAGCTTCGACGGCCAGGAACACTCGATCGCCGAGCAGCCGTACTTCGACATGCCGGCCAACTCCTCGGGCCGGATGTACTTCTACGTCGGCTCGCCGAACAGCCAGTACAACGACTTCATCGAGTTCACGATCGGCCCGGACGTCTTCAACGGCAACACCACCCGGGTGGACGCCTGGGCGCTGCCGCTGGCCATCCGGCTGCACTCGCACACCGGTCAGGACATCCAACTCGGTGACAACCAGGACCTCTTCACCACCAGCCGCGACCAGGTCTTCCAGGAGTTCCAGGACGCCGTGCCGCAGCAGTTCAAGGTGCTGGCGCAGACCCAGGCGCCGTACCGGATCATCGCCCCGGGCAGCGACCCGAGCTTCCGGGCCGGCGGCGCCAACGAGAACTACTTCACCTCCTACGCCCAGTCGGTCGGCGTGAACGCGGCGACCTCCGACATCTTCGGCTGCGCGGGCTCGCTGGCCGGCGACCCGAGCATGTGCGCCGCGCTCAACCGGCACACCGCCACCCTCCCGGCCGACCAGCAGCAGGACCCGACGAAGTTCTACTCGGGCGACCCGGCCAACTGGTACGCCAAGTTCTGGCACGACCACGCCATCAACGGACTGGCCTACGGCTTCCCGTACGACGACGTGGCCGGACAGGCGGCGTACGCCTCGATGCAGAACCCGCAGTGGATGGAGGTCGCGGTCGGCTTCTAG
- a CDS encoding nuclear transport factor 2 family protein gives MSDIQHLVEQYIGIWNEADPALRTWKIAEVFAENGSYTDPLADVAGRAAFGEVVAGAQAQFAGLVFTLGPVDAHHNIARFTWELGPAGGESLVVGFDVVSVGTDGLIHTVHGFLDKVPAGA, from the coding sequence ATGAGCGACATCCAGCACCTCGTCGAGCAGTACATCGGCATCTGGAACGAGGCGGACCCGGCCCTGCGCACCTGGAAGATCGCCGAGGTGTTCGCCGAGAACGGCAGCTACACCGACCCGCTCGCGGACGTCGCGGGCCGGGCCGCCTTCGGCGAGGTGGTCGCCGGCGCCCAGGCCCAGTTCGCGGGCCTGGTCTTCACCCTCGGCCCGGTCGACGCCCACCACAACATCGCCCGCTTCACTTGGGAGTTGGGCCCCGCTGGCGGCGAGTCGCTGGTGGTCGGCTTCGACGTGGTGTCGGTCGGCACGGACGGCCTGATCCACACCGTCCACGGCTTCCTCGACAAGGTCCCGGCCGGCGCCTGA
- a CDS encoding tetratricopeptide repeat protein translates to MGDLISDRERLRQVDQLYEAATFGGDRTAPARAERVLDGLAADLALARGKTLHARYLTDRKEVVEGQEGKLFQQAVTLYRALGDVRGEGEALFWLGAWHQVVREAYGEAVPCFQRSYELAESAGDRLTQSYAARHLGFAAEAAGHLDEARARFEQSVHLREDLGLPAAAAAAQLALAEFLWHSCGDHHTARQLLDQAHTTATQCGAAGVLQWIADARTRM, encoded by the coding sequence ATGGGTGATCTCATCAGCGACCGGGAACGACTCCGCCAGGTCGACCAGTTGTACGAAGCAGCGACGTTCGGTGGCGACCGGACAGCACCCGCGCGGGCCGAGCGGGTGCTCGACGGACTGGCGGCGGACCTCGCGCTCGCCCGCGGCAAAACCCTGCACGCACGCTATCTGACGGACCGAAAGGAGGTGGTCGAAGGGCAGGAAGGAAAGCTGTTCCAGCAGGCGGTGACCCTCTACCGCGCGCTCGGCGACGTCCGCGGCGAAGGCGAGGCCCTCTTCTGGCTCGGCGCCTGGCACCAAGTGGTCCGGGAGGCATACGGCGAGGCGGTGCCGTGCTTCCAACGGTCCTACGAACTGGCCGAGTCGGCGGGCGACCGACTCACCCAGTCGTACGCCGCACGCCACCTGGGGTTCGCAGCGGAGGCAGCCGGCCACCTGGACGAGGCCCGCGCGCGCTTCGAGCAGTCAGTCCACCTGCGCGAGGACCTGGGCCTCCCCGCCGCCGCGGCCGCGGCCCAACTCGCCCTCGCCGAGTTCCTCTGGCACTCCTGCGGCGACCACCACACGGCACGCCAGCTACTGGACCAGGCCCACACAACGGCCACGCAGTGCGGCGCGGCCGGCGTTCTCCAGTGGATAGCCGACGCGCGCACCCGCATGTAG
- a CDS encoding RBBP9/YdeN family alpha/beta hydrolase, with protein MARNAVVFHGTGANPGVAWYPWLGRRLAERGYSVEVPHYPELNVEPIGTFLPKVLAEQRFDEETVLVGHSGGAALLLAVLEHIGVEVAQAVLVAGYATPPNESEEPVLQDAYDWAAISSHVRDLYFINSRVDPYGCDDRQGRAMFERLGGTQIVRNDGHFGDYDQPYETFELLDRLIG; from the coding sequence ATGGCGCGGAATGCGGTGGTGTTTCACGGGACCGGGGCGAACCCGGGGGTGGCCTGGTATCCGTGGCTGGGGCGGAGGTTGGCGGAGCGGGGGTATTCCGTGGAGGTTCCGCACTATCCGGAGCTGAATGTGGAGCCGATCGGGACGTTTCTGCCGAAGGTGCTGGCTGAGCAGCGGTTCGATGAGGAGACGGTACTGGTGGGGCACTCCGGGGGTGCCGCGCTGCTGTTGGCAGTGCTGGAGCACATCGGGGTGGAGGTGGCGCAGGCGGTGCTCGTGGCGGGGTACGCCACGCCGCCGAACGAGTCGGAGGAGCCGGTGCTCCAGGACGCGTACGACTGGGCGGCGATCAGCTCGCATGTTCGGGACTTGTACTTCATCAACTCCCGTGTGGACCCATACGGTTGCGACGACCGTCAGGGCCGCGCGATGTTCGAGCGCCTGGGCGGCACCCAGATTGTGCGCAACGACGGGCACTTCGGGGACTACGACCAGCCTTACGAGACCTTCGAGTTGCTGGATCGGCTGATTGGGTGA
- a CDS encoding LacI family DNA-binding transcriptional regulator has product MNGRHSGRPTLEEVAVRAGVGRGTVSRVINGSPRVSERAKAAVEAAIAELGYVPNRAARALAGNRTDAIALVIPEPETRLFAEPYFSDIIRGIGAELADTDMQLLLTLIRTPKERARFAQYLAAHRVDGVLLVSVHEDDPLPDLLEQLDMPAVLNGRRSDLESVSYVDADNVGGARAAVAHLIERGRRRVATITGPLDMYVARSRLDGYRQAVAEAGLGGGGGASSPGVSGSSGSSGGSSEELIAAGDFTEEGGRRAMRELLARRPDVDGVFAASDVMAAGARAVLREEGRRVPDDVALVGFEDSAIARHMDPALTSVRQPTEEMGRTMARVLLEEIAERESVRRHVVLATELVRRESV; this is encoded by the coding sequence ATGAACGGGCGGCACAGCGGACGGCCCACCCTTGAGGAGGTCGCCGTGCGCGCGGGGGTGGGGCGTGGCACGGTCTCCCGGGTGATCAACGGGTCGCCGCGGGTCAGTGAGCGGGCGAAGGCGGCGGTGGAGGCGGCGATCGCCGAGCTCGGTTACGTGCCGAACCGGGCGGCCCGGGCGCTGGCCGGAAACCGTACGGACGCGATCGCGCTGGTCATTCCCGAGCCGGAGACGCGGTTGTTCGCGGAGCCGTACTTCTCGGACATCATCCGGGGGATCGGGGCGGAACTGGCCGACACGGACATGCAGTTGCTGCTGACGTTGATTCGGACGCCGAAGGAGCGGGCGCGCTTCGCGCAGTATCTGGCGGCGCATCGGGTGGACGGGGTGCTGCTGGTGTCCGTGCACGAGGATGATCCGCTGCCGGATCTGCTGGAGCAGCTCGACATGCCCGCGGTGCTGAACGGGCGGCGGTCGGATCTGGAGTCGGTGTCGTATGTGGACGCCGACAATGTGGGTGGGGCGCGGGCGGCTGTCGCGCATCTCATCGAGCGGGGGCGGCGGCGGGTCGCGACGATCACCGGGCCGCTGGACATGTATGTGGCGCGGTCGCGGTTGGACGGGTATCGGCAGGCGGTGGCCGAGGCGGGGTTGGGGGGTGGGGGCGGGGCTTCTTCGCCTGGGGTTTCCGGGTCGTCCGGGTCTTCCGGGGGCTCCTCCGAGGAACTCATCGCCGCCGGGGACTTCACCGAGGAGGGTGGGCGGCGGGCCATGCGGGAGTTGCTGGCGCGGCGGCCTGACGTCGACGGGGTGTTCGCGGCGTCGGATGTGATGGCGGCCGGGGCGCGGGCGGTGCTGCGGGAGGAGGGGCGGAGGGTGCCGGATGATGTGGCGCTGGTGGGGTTCGAGGATTCGGCTATCGCGCGGCATATGGACCCGGCGTTGACATCGGTGCGGCAGCCGACGGAGGAGATGGGGCGGACGATGGCGCGGGTGCTGCTGGAGGAGATCGCGGAGCGGGAGTCGGTGCGGCGGCATGTGGTGCTCGCGACGGAATTGGTGCGGCGCGAGTCCGTGTGA